The sequence TATAGAACATAAGAAACAAGAAAGTAAAAAAACGGGGCTCTCCTCGTTAATTAGAGGGGATCTTGTCCAATTGCAGATGGACAAGGATCACCCCTTTCAGGTGATTGAACAACTTGGAAATGTGTTATATGAAAAAGGTATTGTCGAGAAATCGTTTAGCCACAGTGCTGTTTTGCGAGAGAGAAGATCCGCTACTTCTATCGGTGGAGGAGTAGCAATTCCTCACGGTAATCCAAAGCAGGTTCTCCAATCTGCCATAGCTGTTGCTTTGCTGAAAGAGCCAATGAAATGGGGCGATGAACGTGTATCGATTGTCTTTATGCTGGCCATTTCTGATAATGATCAGAAATGGAATCGCACGGCAGTCAGTCATATTGTTCAACTGAGTGAAAGCCCTGCAGCAGTTTCTCGATTACTGGATGCCAAGGATGTTCAGTCCTTTCTAAATCGGTTATATTAGGATTTGTCTTATTGTCAAAATAGTAGTACAATTGTGTTAACTTAAAATAAACGGAGGTGGGGAAAAGATGTTAAATCAAGCTGTTTTTGTGCATGGACAATGGTTGGAATACCTTTATTTTTGCCGTGCGAAATTTGCGATTGCAGTTGTTAACGGGATACGTATGTCCTTTTTTAACAACTAAATAGTAAATGAAAAACAGTGAGAACATCTCTTAACCCACATATTAAGATAGCAAGAAAGGAGAGCCTGTTTTATGCTCTCCTTTTTTGTCGCGGTGCTAACCGTTTGTAAGACTCCCATTTCAAGTATCACAAAGAAGCTAAGTGGGAGTAAACAGACGCTAATACCCTGACAAG is a genomic window of Gracilibacillus salinarum containing:
- a CDS encoding RAxF-45 family protein; this translates as MLNQAVFVHGQWLEYLYFCRAKFAIAVVNGIRMSFFNN